The Paenibacillus polymyxa M1 DNA segment TGAATGTGGACAGTCGTGGTGAACGCTTTAAGCAACAGTACGGTAACATTTTGACTGTAAACTCGCCGTTGCCGCCGTTCAATCTGTGTCACCTTATTTCGGCTACGAATACGGAAGGCAAACTACTGGAAAATGCTTATGATTACTGCATGAATGTCACCGCTGAGAACATCACCAACTTTATGGCGAGTGAGGAAAAACAGTCGGGTGAAGAGTTCGCCATTCATGACTATATCAGCAACATTCGTACCAACATCGCGCAAATGAATAAGGCGTATCCAGCAAACTACGATTACAATATTATCGGAGCTTCCTCGGCAGTGCTGCCTATGGAGGAAATGACGACATATCTGGCTTACCGAATGTTTGGTAAAATGTCCAAAATGTTTGAGCAAGCGCCAAATCAGGAGGATGTAGAGAAGTTTGCCCGCAAGCTGGGCGTGGATCTGGATAGCATGATCAAAAACTTTGAGTCCCGTGTACCTGAGCCGCTTCCGGGCTTTGAAAACAGTGAACGGTTAAGTTATAACAATGTTGTTAAGATGCAAGTAGTTAATATGGACACTGAGCTGGAGCAAACGTTCCTGACGCGTGCTCGCGAAGAATATATCAAAGCGAAGAAACAGCTTCCTGGCGAAATTGTAGGACAGTTTACGGACCAAATCCGCCGGATGTTCCTACATCCCGAGCAAGGGCCGTTTTATGTATCCCGCATGATATATACTGAAAAAGGGTTTAGCTTGCTGAAAATGCTGCTTTCCTATGTTGAAACGTTGCGTGAATCACTGCACCGTATTCCTACGGACATTGAATGGGCGCGAGAGCAGGCGAACGAGAAGCTGGGCGATGCTAAGAGTGCGTTTGTATCCAAGGATAAGAAGAAAAATGCATATATTGAAGCAAAAATCAACGAATATTGGCTGCGGGCTGATGTGGAACGTACAGAGCAGCTCATTGAATTCTATGAAGACCTGTATGACCTGCTAAATAAAGAAAATAACCGCATTTATAATGTATTTACTGAAATTTTGAACGCACTGAGTGCCATTTTCGAAAAGAATGGTGATCTGCTGATTAATGGCGAGGAACAATCCGATCACAAAGGTAACAAGACGTATTATTGGAATCTGGTAAGTGTACCGGATATTTCGGAAGTTGTGACCAAGCTGCTGGATAACCGCAATGGTGACGACTTGATTCGTGATTTTGCCCAAGAATTGCTGGAAAATTCAGATCAATGGGTGAAAGATCAGGATATGGACATCATCAGCTCGATCTCCAATTTCTTGACTGACAAATTTGGTGATCTCATTACCCGTTCCATGGAGGATTTCCTGGTCATGAAGTACGGGCAGGATGAAGCGATTGAAAAATTTGTAGAGCGTTACATTGCAAGCAAGCTGGATGAGGAGGCTGTACCTGTCTTCCATTTGAGCAACAGTTCTGGCAATTTGTATTTCCCGTCCTGGGGATTCGTTTCGGTACCTGTACAGTCGCCTAATATCCTGAAAGGCGTTCGCAATTATCAAAATAATGCAATTGGCAAATCGCACTTCACTATTAAAGAAAGTGAAGTCCGTAACCGGATTTTCTGGCTCAATACGCGTAATGGTGTTCCTCTGTTTGTATATACGCCGCTCAAAGTGTATGAAGAGAGCTATGAGAAAACCATTCTTGACCGTGAAGGTATTGGCCGACATCTGGTGCAGACAGGTCAGAACAACTGGACGAATCTGCCGTCGCCGATTCCTGAAAAATCATGGGGAGAAACTTACATCAATTCGCGTGTGCAAGCTCACAATGCCCGCATTCGTAATGATTTCGACCGGGCCAAGGCACTCGGAGTGATTCGTGAGAAAGATGTCGATCAAAATACAAGCAGCCGTTTTACTGTAATTCGCTCACAAGCGCTAGATATGAATGCGCTACTGGCAGGCTACGATATGCGCTTACAGGAATCCAAGCCGAATTTGGGCGAGGTGAAAAGAGCATGGTCTGAGCTGAAGCGTCTACTGGCTGAAGGGCTGGAGCAGACCGGAAGCAAGGACATCTTTGGCAGCATCAATGAAGAGATGGCCAAGGAAAACCTGATCCGTTCACCGGAGTTAACGCAGATGGTTCGTGATGAGCTGGCGAAATATATTCAAATCGAAGCAAAAGCCGCTGAATTGGAAGCTTTACTGGGCAAATATCAGGATGAAGAAAAATGGTTGGATCAGTTCATTCAGGCCCTCTATACAGACACAATTACGAAAAAAGGCGCTTTGTACGTCTATGATCGTGATGAAGAGGAAGAGGCGTGGGAGCCGTTTGCCAACGTCATGAAGAGCCGCAATTATGTGGAGTTTGAAGTGTTTACAAACTTCCGTGGATTGGATGAAAAGAAATTTGCAGCACTAATGCGTAAGGCGGATCGCCGTGATGCTGTATTGACTTCATCTGAGGATATTACACCACTGCTGGCGAAGTTGGATGAGCTGGCTGCCACTTACACAGAGGCACGCAATCAATTGGAATATGAAAAGGTAGAGCTGGCTAATGGAGCGGAACTTTATGCATTTTATGCTCAAATGGCCGGAAAATTAAACGACATCCGCAGAAAGTTGAAGTAAAGTATGAGAGAGCAGCTGTTACGTTATGCGGCTGACTATGCAGCCGCAGAGGACCAATTAATCGGAAGCGGGGATGGACGCAGCAGCATCCATTTCCCGTCCGTGTTTCTTTTTATCGGCGATCACATGAGCCCGGTGATGAACACAATTGCAGATATCAACCGGACCAAGTGGGATAACAGCACAGGAGTAACCTATATTCAGATTTGCTCGCAGGAAGAGCACGAGGCTGCAGACCGTTCGGTAGAGGCCATCGTTCATACGGTAGCTGTACCGGAAGAAAGTAGTCACCAAACGTTACGCCGTGACTTGCACCAGGCTTTTTATACACATGAATCAAAGCTAATTGAACTTAACACCGCGTTACGCCGGGCTAGTGGACATCTGGCTGATTATGGTCGGTTGTATTCCTCGTTTGA contains these protein-coding regions:
- a CDS encoding tubulin-like doman-containing protein — protein: MKPVVREHIQQLDVSLGGGIVSDKIRVDTIDNPILIIGLGGTGIDALLRLKYQINRRFKLPADPISKKKSEKPDNVEFLAFETNEQDRNKKYKGIGLDPINEFVLLSNAEIGGLLQNRSILEPYITDWLSPELSITDGMNGAAGVRQAGRLLLFTKINQVVQSIDKKIKTLSEGTNKKLMVFLLSGLSGGTGSGTFLDISYIVRGIIERDYGSAGVDRVNTLGYLFTPDINLANKSLSEHTREYIKKNGYAALKELDYWMNVDSRGERFKQQYGNILTVNSPLPPFNLCHLISATNTEGKLLENAYDYCMNVTAENITNFMASEEKQSGEEFAIHDYISNIRTNIAQMNKAYPANYDYNIIGASSAVLPMEEMTTYLAYRMFGKMSKMFEQAPNQEDVEKFARKLGVDLDSMIKNFESRVPEPLPGFENSERLSYNNVVKMQVVNMDTELEQTFLTRAREEYIKAKKQLPGEIVGQFTDQIRRMFLHPEQGPFYVSRMIYTEKGFSLLKMLLSYVETLRESLHRIPTDIEWAREQANEKLGDAKSAFVSKDKKKNAYIEAKINEYWLRADVERTEQLIEFYEDLYDLLNKENNRIYNVFTEILNALSAIFEKNGDLLINGEEQSDHKGNKTYYWNLVSVPDISEVVTKLLDNRNGDDLIRDFAQELLENSDQWVKDQDMDIISSISNFLTDKFGDLITRSMEDFLVMKYGQDEAIEKFVERYIASKLDEEAVPVFHLSNSSGNLYFPSWGFVSVPVQSPNILKGVRNYQNNAIGKSHFTIKESEVRNRIFWLNTRNGVPLFVYTPLKVYEESYEKTILDREGIGRHLVQTGQNNWTNLPSPIPEKSWGETYINSRVQAHNARIRNDFDRAKALGVIREKDVDQNTSSRFTVIRSQALDMNALLAGYDMRLQESKPNLGEVKRAWSELKRLLAEGLEQTGSKDIFGSINEEMAKENLIRSPELTQMVRDELAKYIQIEAKAAELEALLGKYQDEEKWLDQFIQALYTDTITKKGALYVYDRDEEEEAWEPFANVMKSRNYVEFEVFTNFRGLDEKKFAALMRKADRRDAVLTSSEDITPLLAKLDELAATYTEARNQLEYEKVELANGAELYAFYAQMAGKLNDIRRKLK